The following are encoded in a window of Qipengyuania soli genomic DNA:
- a CDS encoding MoaD/ThiS family protein: MAELTISVELCGRLADPCGPTVDIPLPASGLHVPDLLASLGSHFPLLQDSLAKGRIRACINETIVPDETVVRPGDVVAIFPPVSGG, from the coding sequence ATGGCCGAACTGACGATCAGCGTCGAACTCTGCGGCCGACTGGCCGATCCATGCGGTCCGACTGTCGACATCCCGCTACCAGCCTCGGGGCTTCACGTGCCTGATCTCCTGGCGAGTCTGGGTAGCCACTTTCCGCTCCTTCAGGATAGTCTGGCCAAAGGACGGATCCGGGCCTGCATCAATGAAACCATCGTCCCCGACGAAACGGTCGTGAGGCCCGGCGATGTCGTGGCGATCTTTCCTCCGGTGTCCGGTGGATGA
- the moaA gene encoding GTP 3',8-cyclase MoaA, with the protein MNEHRIRDVLPLATGGSTRLSDSIGRRFEYLRLSLTEVCNFRCTYCLPEGYKKPCNLPNELSVEEVRRAVTAFAQLGLWKVRLTGGEPTLRRDFEDVVRTVSQVPGIHKVAMTTNGYRLAQRAKAWRDCGVSAINISVDSLDPARFSAITGHDRLAEVMRGIDAAEAAGFESIKLNAVLMRGVNDDELETMVEFVAARDLSLRFIEVMRTNDNASFFDERHVAGQSVIDRLEAVGWQRLPREVGAGPAVEFGHPEAKGRIGIIAPYSKDFCASCNRLRLSSDGKLHLCLFGDGGFDLRPLLAEDSETDLAERIRTLVGAKAPAHRLHEGNSGATPHLASIGG; encoded by the coding sequence GTGAACGAGCATCGCATCCGAGATGTTCTTCCGTTGGCGACTGGCGGCTCCACACGGCTGAGCGATAGTATCGGGCGACGCTTCGAATATCTGCGCCTTTCGCTGACCGAGGTCTGCAACTTTCGCTGCACCTATTGCCTCCCGGAGGGATACAAGAAGCCGTGCAATTTGCCGAACGAACTGTCCGTTGAGGAAGTTCGCAGAGCTGTCACGGCCTTTGCACAGCTTGGCCTATGGAAAGTCCGCCTGACGGGCGGGGAACCAACCTTGCGGCGCGATTTCGAAGACGTCGTCCGTACGGTTTCGCAAGTGCCAGGGATCCACAAAGTAGCGATGACCACAAACGGATACCGTCTCGCCCAGCGTGCAAAAGCATGGCGCGATTGCGGTGTGAGCGCGATCAATATCAGCGTGGATTCGCTCGATCCCGCCCGCTTCTCGGCCATCACCGGCCATGACCGGCTTGCCGAGGTGATGCGCGGGATTGATGCTGCCGAGGCTGCGGGGTTTGAGAGCATCAAGCTCAATGCGGTGCTTATGCGCGGAGTGAACGATGATGAGCTGGAGACGATGGTGGAATTCGTGGCCGCCCGCGATCTGTCGCTGCGTTTCATCGAGGTGATGCGAACGAACGACAACGCTTCCTTCTTTGACGAGCGCCATGTCGCGGGGCAGAGCGTCATCGACCGGCTGGAAGCTGTCGGGTGGCAGCGGCTGCCTCGCGAGGTCGGTGCAGGCCCGGCCGTAGAGTTCGGCCATCCGGAGGCGAAGGGCCGCATCGGTATCATAGCCCCCTATTCGAAGGACTTCTGCGCAAGCTGCAATCGCCTGCGATTGTCATCCGACGGTAAATTGCATCTCTGCCTGTTCGGGGATGGCGGTTTCGATCTACGACCGCTGCTGGCAGAGGATTCTGAAACGGACCTGGCGGAGCGCATTCGGACGCTGGTTGGAGCCAAGGCGCCTGCGCATCGCCTGCACGAGGGGAATAGCGGCGCGACACCGCACCTGGCATCGATTGGAGGATAA
- a CDS encoding molybdenum cofactor synthesis domain-containing protein, whose translation MPGIDESLTFFPLGIAVLTISDTRTLETDTSGGLLVERLQSAGHKLIAHDIVKDEIEDIRACLREWLANPEIEIILTTGGTGFSPRDHTPEAVKPLLKREMDGFSVAFHQKSLQSVGVATMQSRAFAGQAGNAFIFCVPGSTGACRDAWDGLLELEFDSRHKPCSIAGALPRLRDVCA comes from the coding sequence ATGCCGGGAATCGATGAAAGCCTGACCTTCTTTCCATTGGGTATCGCGGTTCTCACGATCTCCGACACTCGCACACTTGAGACCGACACGTCAGGTGGCTTGCTCGTCGAGCGCCTGCAATCGGCGGGGCACAAGCTCATTGCGCACGATATCGTGAAGGATGAGATCGAGGACATTCGCGCTTGCCTGCGCGAGTGGCTCGCCAATCCCGAAATCGAGATCATCCTGACCACCGGCGGGACTGGGTTTTCGCCGCGCGACCATACGCCGGAAGCTGTCAAGCCGCTCCTCAAGCGCGAAATGGATGGCTTCTCGGTGGCCTTTCACCAGAAGAGCTTGCAAAGCGTTGGCGTCGCAACCATGCAGTCGCGCGCGTTTGCTGGACAGGCGGGGAATGCTTTCATCTTCTGCGTGCCCGGTTCAACCGGAGCCTGCCGGGATGCGTGGGACGGCTTGCTCGAATTGGAATTCGATAGCCGTCACAAGCCATGCTCGATCGCGGGCGCGTTGCCGCGACTGCGGGATGTCTGCGCTTGA
- the narI gene encoding respiratory nitrate reductase subunit gamma — protein MNTYLNHLLFGIYPYIALATLAVGSIIRFDREPYSWRSGSSQLLRRKQLMWGSVLFHAGVLFVLFGHIVGLLVPIWVFDSLAVKHEWKQALAVYGGGLAGTIAFIGASMLLHRRLFDPRIRANSTFADTGILALLWIQLALGLATVPLSLGHMDGEQMVRFMAWANGIFTFNPTASLWLDGSHWIFRTHIFLGLTIFLLFPFTRLVHMLSAPVRYLWRGGYQVVRSRKAIGHG, from the coding sequence ATGAACACATATCTCAACCACCTGCTCTTCGGCATCTATCCCTACATCGCGCTGGCGACGCTGGCGGTCGGCTCAATCATCCGCTTCGACCGCGAACCTTACAGCTGGCGATCCGGTTCGAGCCAGCTCCTGCGCCGCAAGCAGCTGATGTGGGGTTCGGTGCTGTTCCATGCCGGCGTGCTGTTCGTGCTGTTCGGCCATATCGTCGGCCTGCTGGTGCCGATCTGGGTGTTCGACTCGCTGGCGGTGAAGCACGAATGGAAGCAGGCGCTGGCGGTCTATGGCGGCGGTCTTGCTGGCACTATTGCCTTCATCGGCGCCTCGATGTTGCTCCATCGGCGGTTGTTCGACCCGCGCATCCGCGCCAACTCGACCTTTGCCGACACCGGAATCCTGGCGCTGCTATGGATCCAGCTCGCGCTCGGACTTGCCACGGTGCCGCTGTCGCTCGGCCATATGGACGGCGAGCAGATGGTGCGCTTCATGGCCTGGGCGAATGGCATCTTCACCTTCAACCCCACCGCCTCGCTGTGGCTCGACGGCTCGCACTGGATCTTCCGGACCCATATCTTCCTGGGCCTGACAATCTTCCTGCTGTTCCCTTTCACCCGGCTGGTGCACATGCTCTCCGCGCCCGTGCGCTATTTGTGGCGGGGCGGCTACCAGGTTGTCCGCTCGCGCAAGGCGATCGGCCATGGCTGA
- a CDS encoding peptidylprolyl isomerase — protein MADVMEHPKVVVGGVEISAAAIAAEVQNHPAPDAEEAWQEAARALAVRQLLLAEADRQEIVAGECTDVEGRKLVKDDARIDALLVENVMVPSATTEEARRFYNNHTDRFCSETLIEAEHILFSASPEDEFNYSLAVGDARMAIRELEKDPACFAELAKAKSACPSKEQGGNLGQVGKGQTVAEFEQALFALAEGELCRDPVKSPYGVHVIRAGRRAEGRHLPFELVEQSIRNYLEEASYRKAMSQYLSILASESEIEGVDLAAAEGPLVQ, from the coding sequence ATGGCTGACGTCATGGAGCATCCCAAAGTGGTTGTCGGCGGGGTCGAAATCTCCGCCGCCGCCATCGCCGCCGAGGTACAGAACCATCCGGCCCCCGACGCAGAGGAAGCCTGGCAGGAAGCGGCGCGGGCGCTCGCTGTCCGCCAGCTCCTGCTCGCAGAAGCAGACCGGCAAGAGATCGTCGCAGGTGAGTGTACCGATGTCGAAGGCCGCAAACTGGTCAAGGACGATGCCCGGATCGACGCTCTCCTGGTCGAGAATGTCATGGTGCCGAGCGCAACCACAGAGGAGGCAAGGCGCTTCTATAACAACCACACCGACCGCTTCTGCAGCGAGACCTTGATCGAAGCGGAGCATATCCTCTTCTCCGCCAGCCCGGAGGATGAGTTCAACTACAGCCTGGCAGTAGGCGATGCGCGTATGGCCATTCGCGAACTCGAGAAAGACCCTGCCTGTTTCGCTGAGCTGGCCAAGGCCAAATCAGCCTGTCCTTCGAAAGAGCAGGGCGGCAATCTCGGCCAGGTCGGCAAGGGCCAGACGGTCGCGGAGTTCGAACAGGCGCTGTTCGCGTTGGCGGAAGGCGAGTTGTGCCGCGATCCGGTGAAGTCACCCTATGGTGTGCACGTGATCCGTGCCGGGCGACGGGCCGAGGGCAGGCACTTGCCGTTCGAGTTGGTCGAGCAATCGATCCGCAACTATTTGGAGGAGGCAAGCTACCGCAAGGCCATGTCCCAGTATCTGTCGATCCTTGCCAGCGAATCCGAGATCGAAGGCGTCGATCTCGCTGCGGCAGAAGGTCCGCTGGTTCAGTGA
- a CDS encoding molybdenum cofactor biosynthesis protein MoaE codes for MSMAVELHEREFDPAALLAQFSSELDDEGAVVSFTGRARSRAKDGGEVDALILEKYRSVTLASMRAIAEEAHTHFPISKSHVVHRVGRIFPGEPIVFVATASAHRRAAFEAADYMMDRLKTEAVFWKREECESGSSWIEPTSQDHLDNARWDRRASEDLCRESMKA; via the coding sequence ATGAGTATGGCGGTCGAATTGCATGAGCGGGAGTTCGATCCTGCCGCGCTGCTCGCTCAGTTTTCAAGCGAACTCGACGACGAAGGCGCGGTGGTGAGTTTCACTGGTCGTGCGCGTTCGCGGGCAAAGGATGGCGGCGAAGTCGATGCTCTCATTCTGGAGAAGTATCGCAGTGTGACTTTGGCTTCGATGCGGGCCATTGCCGAAGAGGCTCATACGCATTTTCCAATCTCGAAAAGCCATGTTGTCCATCGAGTAGGGAGGATATTTCCAGGCGAGCCGATCGTCTTTGTCGCCACGGCGTCTGCGCATCGGCGCGCCGCCTTCGAAGCTGCGGATTACATGATGGACCGGCTGAAGACCGAGGCCGTGTTCTGGAAGCGCGAAGAGTGTGAGAGTGGATCGAGCTGGATCGAACCAACCAGTCAGGACCATTTGGACAATGCACGCTGGGATAGGCGAGCAAGTGAGGATTTATGCCGGGAATCGATGAAAGCCTGA
- the narJ gene encoding nitrate reductase molybdenum cofactor assembly chaperone, with translation MKSLHLISLLLQYPTTQLVDVLDELRDRLAADPALPSGTTERLAPLIDRLAASDIYDAQEAYVELFDRGRAHSLHLFEHVHGESRDRGQAMVDLRQRYLEAGLDPVAKELPDYLPLFLDYCSTLPEAKARDTLAEPGLVLVALAARLAEKQSEYAPLFALLCDIAGIEMDAEAANSMPPPEDPATLEELDAQWEEEEIRFSAEAAPDPNAACPQVSAMLERMRDPSLAATDRRN, from the coding sequence ATGAAGAGCCTGCACCTGATCTCGCTGCTGCTGCAGTATCCGACCACCCAGCTCGTCGACGTACTCGATGAGCTGCGCGACCGGCTTGCCGCCGATCCGGCGCTTCCGTCCGGCACGACCGAGCGACTGGCGCCGCTGATCGACCGGCTTGCGGCGAGCGACATCTACGATGCGCAGGAAGCTTATGTCGAACTGTTCGACCGCGGCCGGGCGCACAGCCTGCACCTGTTCGAGCATGTTCACGGCGAAAGCCGCGACCGCGGACAGGCGATGGTCGACCTGCGGCAGCGCTATCTCGAGGCCGGGCTCGACCCGGTGGCGAAGGAGCTGCCCGACTATTTGCCGCTGTTCCTCGATTACTGCTCGACTTTGCCGGAGGCAAAGGCGCGCGACACGCTGGCAGAGCCCGGTCTGGTGCTGGTCGCGCTGGCTGCGCGGCTTGCCGAGAAGCAATCCGAATACGCCCCGCTCTTCGCTCTGCTGTGCGACATCGCCGGCATCGAAATGGACGCGGAAGCGGCAAATTCGATGCCGCCGCCCGAGGATCCGGCGACGCTGGAGGAACTCGATGCGCAATGGGAAGAGGAGGAAATCCGCTTCTCCGCCGAAGCTGCGCCCGATCCCAATGCTGCATGCCCTCAGGTGAGCGCGATGCTCGAACGGATGCGCGATCCATCCCTTGCCGCGACCGACAGGAGGAATTGA
- a CDS encoding NnrS family protein — protein sequence MERHRAWQGPAVLSFGFRPFFLLGAIWAAAAMILWIAMLSGRLALPTVFDPVSWHAHEFLFGYLGAIIAGFLLTAVPNWTGRLPVTGWALGGLVVLWIGGRLAVSVSHYLDPIAVASADLAMLLVLAGLLGREIVVGKNWRNLPVVALLVVFCLANGLFHWEFAKGTFAAQGYGLRLGLGAAVLMISLIGGRIVPSFTRNWLVKQGEERLPVPPMQVFDKIALAGLLAAVLCWLVKPDALVTAVFLAIAGVLHLVRLMRWAGDRTGAEPLVFVLHAGYFFIPLGALAGAAETFGYGFAGAGTAQHIWMAGGIGLMTLAVMTRATLGHTGRELTAGGGTIAIYVAVVLAVAARFAAGVWPAQAQLLHTISGAAWIAAFGGFAVLYGPLLLRPRKTG from the coding sequence ATGGAGCGGCATCGCGCATGGCAGGGTCCAGCTGTGCTGAGCTTTGGCTTCCGCCCATTCTTTCTGCTGGGAGCGATATGGGCCGCGGCGGCGATGATCCTCTGGATTGCTATGCTCTCCGGGCGACTTGCGCTGCCCACGGTGTTCGATCCGGTGAGCTGGCACGCCCATGAATTCCTGTTCGGCTATTTGGGCGCGATTATTGCCGGGTTCCTGTTGACGGCGGTTCCCAATTGGACCGGGCGATTACCAGTCACCGGATGGGCGCTGGGCGGACTTGTGGTGCTGTGGATTGGGGGCCGCTTGGCAGTTTCCGTTTCGCATTATCTCGATCCGATCGCGGTCGCCTCTGCCGATCTTGCCATGCTCCTCGTATTAGCTGGGCTCCTAGGCCGGGAGATTGTCGTCGGGAAAAACTGGCGCAACCTGCCGGTGGTGGCATTGCTCGTCGTGTTCTGTCTTGCGAATGGACTGTTCCACTGGGAATTTGCGAAAGGGACCTTTGCTGCGCAGGGCTACGGGCTGCGTCTTGGACTAGGCGCCGCGGTGTTGATGATCTCTCTTATCGGGGGCCGCATCGTTCCCTCTTTCACGCGCAACTGGCTGGTGAAACAAGGGGAGGAACGATTGCCCGTCCCGCCGATGCAGGTCTTCGACAAGATCGCACTGGCTGGCTTGCTGGCTGCCGTCTTGTGTTGGCTGGTCAAACCGGATGCACTAGTCACAGCCGTGTTTCTCGCGATTGCCGGTGTGCTCCACCTTGTTAGGCTTATGCGCTGGGCCGGGGATCGGACAGGAGCGGAGCCGCTCGTCTTTGTCTTGCACGCCGGCTACTTCTTCATACCGCTCGGCGCATTGGCTGGCGCAGCCGAAACTTTTGGCTACGGTTTCGCAGGAGCGGGGACGGCGCAACACATCTGGATGGCAGGAGGTATCGGCCTCATGACCTTAGCCGTGATGACCCGCGCAACGCTTGGTCACACCGGGCGGGAGCTGACTGCTGGGGGAGGGACTATAGCTATTTACGTCGCGGTTGTTTTGGCAGTAGCAGCCAGGTTCGCCGCGGGGGTCTGGCCCGCTCAGGCGCAGCTGCTACATACCATCTCGGGGGCAGCCTGGATCGCCGCCTTTGGCGGGTTTGCGGTGCTTTACGGCCCCCTGCTTTTGCGTCCGCGCAAGACGGGCTGA
- a CDS encoding molybdopterin molybdotransferase MoeA, which translates to MLDRGRVAATAGCLRLITVDEALARLEAEISPLAIEEAALACATGRVLAEPVTARSAAPRMAVAAMDGYAVLDASTSPDEPIRVVGESRAGLSFSGEVGPGEAARIFTGAPMPKGTDRCIMQEYAEREGGIVRFAEGYGPGWHVRSAGSDFAAGDVLLEAGTRLSPRAMIAAAAADQATVQVHAQPKVAIIGTGDELALPGLAHLRADAIPESVTLGIAAMAEQAGARIVDRVVGEDALPALERLAGKVLDLADVVIVTGGASVGERDFAKPMFAPHGLELLFAKVAMKPGKPVWLGRAKGKWVLGLPGNPTSAMVTARLFLVPLLAKLQGQAIGKVLHWRELPLEGTIPETGNRETFTRASWGERGLRPLSNQESGAQAALAQADWLIRCTPGGSARASGDMVVATEF; encoded by the coding sequence ATGCTCGATCGCGGGCGCGTTGCCGCGACTGCGGGATGTCTGCGCTTGATTACAGTTGATGAGGCGCTTGCTCGGCTTGAAGCTGAAATCAGCCCTCTGGCGATAGAGGAGGCCGCGCTTGCCTGCGCAACCGGGCGCGTACTCGCCGAGCCGGTAACAGCTCGCAGTGCCGCGCCGCGCATGGCAGTTGCGGCAATGGATGGATATGCGGTTCTGGACGCCTCCACATCTCCAGACGAGCCGATCAGGGTGGTGGGCGAAAGCCGCGCGGGATTGAGCTTCTCGGGAGAGGTTGGGCCGGGTGAGGCCGCGCGCATTTTCACTGGCGCTCCAATGCCAAAAGGCACTGACCGCTGCATCATGCAGGAATATGCTGAGCGCGAGGGCGGGATCGTGCGCTTTGCTGAGGGCTATGGCCCCGGTTGGCACGTTCGCAGCGCTGGCAGTGACTTTGCGGCGGGTGACGTCCTGCTGGAGGCGGGAACACGTTTGTCACCTCGTGCAATGATCGCAGCGGCCGCTGCAGACCAGGCGACGGTGCAGGTTCATGCACAGCCAAAGGTCGCTATCATAGGCACCGGAGACGAACTGGCGCTTCCCGGGCTGGCCCATCTTCGTGCCGACGCCATTCCTGAAAGCGTGACGCTTGGCATTGCGGCCATGGCTGAGCAGGCTGGGGCAAGGATTGTCGATCGGGTGGTCGGTGAGGACGCCTTGCCCGCTCTTGAGCGACTTGCCGGTAAGGTGCTGGACCTTGCCGATGTCGTGATTGTGACCGGCGGCGCTTCGGTTGGTGAGCGCGATTTTGCCAAGCCCATGTTTGCGCCGCACGGGCTCGAATTGCTGTTCGCCAAAGTCGCGATGAAACCGGGGAAGCCTGTGTGGCTGGGAAGGGCAAAGGGCAAGTGGGTGCTCGGGCTTCCCGGTAATCCGACATCCGCCATGGTCACGGCGCGGTTGTTCCTGGTGCCGCTGCTTGCGAAGCTGCAAGGCCAGGCAATCGGCAAGGTCTTGCACTGGCGGGAGTTGCCGCTTGAAGGGACGATACCCGAAACGGGCAACCGTGAAACCTTCACTCGCGCCTCTTGGGGTGAACGCGGATTGCGCCCACTCAGCAATCAGGAAAGCGGCGCCCAGGCCGCGCTCGCTCAAGCGGATTGGCTTATACGCTGCACGCCCGGAGGTTCAGCCCGCGCATCGGGTGACATGGTGGTGGCGACCGAGTTCTAG
- the mobA gene encoding molybdenum cofactor guanylyltransferase: MTDATPAIVIAAGGEGRRMGGSKPAQTLAGKSLLDHALHWASKHSDLIAVAVRDSDQLDLTSIPILVDAAADLGPISALKSAFGFAEEHNRDQVLLIGCDLPFLPSDLAERLARGIGSQSCAMPVSKGRDHPMTALWRVECAALDAFVATGGRSIWRFAECVGVKRVDWPADQGIDPFTNINDLEMLARAESKLRQS; the protein is encoded by the coding sequence GTGACCGATGCAACGCCAGCGATAGTAATTGCCGCCGGTGGCGAAGGACGCCGCATGGGCGGCAGCAAACCGGCTCAAACACTCGCCGGGAAATCTCTTCTTGATCATGCCTTGCATTGGGCAAGCAAGCATTCTGATCTGATCGCTGTTGCTGTTCGCGATTCCGATCAGCTTGATCTCACCTCGATTCCGATACTGGTTGATGCAGCGGCAGACCTTGGTCCGATCAGCGCCTTGAAGAGTGCCTTCGGTTTCGCTGAAGAGCATAATCGTGACCAAGTCCTGCTGATCGGATGCGATTTGCCGTTCCTGCCATCCGATCTCGCGGAACGACTTGCGCGGGGAATTGGCTCGCAATCCTGCGCCATGCCAGTGAGCAAAGGGCGCGATCATCCAATGACCGCCTTGTGGAGGGTCGAGTGCGCCGCTTTGGATGCCTTCGTTGCAACGGGAGGGCGTTCGATCTGGCGCTTCGCGGAATGCGTCGGGGTTAAGCGTGTCGATTGGCCAGCGGACCAAGGCATCGATCCCTTCACCAATATCAACGACCTTGAAATGCTCGCACGAGCAGAGAGCAAGCTCCGGCAGTCATAA